TTGAGCGGCAAGTAGTTCCTGTGGTCGCCGCTTAGATATCTCTGCCCCGAGTTTTTAGTTGTGTTTGGGTTTTGCATTTTTCCTATGCAGAACCCAATTGTTTAATAGCTCTATAAAAATCGCATAGCAAATTGAAAAGTACACATATGCTCTTGGTAGGTGGTAATGGAAACCATCAGCGATCAAGAGTGTTCCAATTAATAATATAAAACTCAACGCGAGTATTTTGAGGGTTGGTCGGCTTTCAATAAAACGGCTCAGCGGTTCACTTGCAAAAATCATGGCAATAATTGCAATTGTGATCGCGGTTGCCATTATCCAAAATTGTGAGGTCATGCCGACGGCTGTAAAAACACTATCAATGGAAAAAATAATATCTAAAATTCCAATTTGTAAAATCACCCATTGCACTTTACTGTAATGATGTTTGAGTTTTGCGTCTCCTGCTAATTCTGTTTCAGCATAGATTTGTTGAGTGCCTTTATAAAGTAAAAATAATCCTCCACCGATCAACAATACATCGCGGGCAGAAAAAGATGAGTCCATGATTGTGAAAAGTGTAAATTCTAAATGAGCTATCCAAAACACAGAAGCTAATAATAATAAGCGAGTGATGAGCGCTAATAAAAGTCCGAATCGACGAGCCATCTTTTGTTTTTCTGGGGGGAGTCGATTACTCGCTAGAGCAATAAAAACTAAATTATCAACGCCTAGAATTATTTCTAGCAGCGTTAATGTAAAAAGGCTAACTGCAATAGTGCTGAGCGAAGTAAAGTCCATATTATTCATCCTGAATTTAAACGTTCCAACTGTTATAAGGATAGCATTAATGGGAATTATTACAAAATAAGTGAGCAAAAACCCAAAATCTATAAACGAGAGGTGCTGAAGTTTGACCCCATTGCATTATTAGCGGATAATTTTTTGAAATTCTATTATTGAAAGGAAGTTAGCATTATGAGACGACCGATGGTGGCTGGAAATTGGAAAATGGTGGGTACTCGATCAGAAGTTGAGGTCCTAGCAAACAGTATCGCTGAGGGTGCTGGCGAAGTATCCGCAGTTGAATTAGCGGTTTTTCCGTCTTTTATCTTTATTGACCAGATTCAAAGGAGTCTATCAGGCACGATAGTGGCCTATGGAGCGCAAAATATTTCCAGCGAGCGACAAGGGGCTTTTACAGGAGAGGTTTCTGCCACTATGGTGGCTGAATTTGGGTGCCAGTATGTAATCATCGGGCACTCAGAACGCCGTCAGTATTACGGTGAAAGTGACCAAGTGGTAGCTATGAAGTTTAGCAGAGCTATTGAAGCAAGATTGAAACCTATTATCTGTGTCGGGGAGTCTTTAGCCGAACGTGAGGCAGGGCAGACATTGTCAGTCATAGGGCGGCAATTAGAAGCGGTTTTGGCCTTGGATAATGCGGAACAATCCCTTTATAATGCTGTGCTTGCCTATGAGCCTGTGTGGGCCATTGGAACAGGTAAAACGGCAACTCCTGAGGAAGCTCAGACTGTCCATCAATACTTGCGTGAACAGGTAGCGAAAAGGGATGAAAAGCTTGCTAAAGCCCTCAGAATCTTATATGGTGGCAGCGTTAAACGCGACAACGCCGCGGAATTGATGTCGCAACCCGATGTCGATGGCGGATTGGTCGGTGGGGCTTCGTTAGATAGTCAACATTTTTTGGATATAGCACGTTTATGCAACAGATAATACTGATTATACATGTTTTAGCTTCGATTAGCTTAATCGTTTTGGTGCTTTTACAGCATGGTAAAGGCGCTGATGTGGGCGCAGCATTTGGTAGTGGGGCATCCAACACGATGTTTGGTAGTGCTGGCTCAACACCTTTTTTAGTGAAAGTGACTGGCGCATTGGCAGCGATATTTTTCATGACAAGTTTAGGCCTAACCTATATGGTGTCTTCACGAGTTAAGGGACATGAGATGGTTGCACCCATCCACAAAATCCTAGAGACTCCTTCTGTGCCTTCAGTTGAAGGTCAGAAGAATCAAAAAGATCTGCCAACAAAGAATTTACCTGTTAAGAACGTTCCTGAAACACCAAATTAAGTGTGTTGAGATAGATTAAGTTGCAAACTATGCCGAAGTGGTGGAATTGGTAGACACGCTGCTTTGAGGGGGCAGTGGCCGTAAGGCCGTGTCGGTTCGAGTCCGACCTTCGGCACCATACGATAACGCAAGACTAAGGGGCGAGAATGTTAGAAAATTATTTGCCAATATTAATATTTTTAGGACTTGGGATTGTATTTGCTGTCGCACCGATGGCGTTGGGTGCCATTTTCGGCGCTCATAAACCTAATCAAGCAAAAAATTCTCCGTACGAGTGTGGATTTGAAGCCTTTGAAGACGCTCGTATTCCTTTTGATGTTCGTTATTATCTTGTCGCTATTCTCTTTATTATTTTCGATTTAGAAACAGCCTTTTTATTTCCGTGGGGAGTGGCACTGCGTAAAATAGGTTGGTTCGGTTTTACTTCCATGATGGTCTTTTTGGCTGTATTAGTAGTGGGATTCATATATGAGTGGAAGAGAGGAGCATTAGAATGGGAGTAGGCGAAGTGCAGTCACAAGGTTTTATGCTCACTTCTGTGAATAAACTCATCGGTTGGGCTCGTAGTGGATCCTTGTGGCCTATGTCTTTTGGACTCGCGTGTTGTGCCGTTGAAATGATGCACGCTGCCGCGTCACGATATGATCTTGATCGGTTCGGACTATTATTTCGTCCTAGTCCACGTCAATCAGATTTAATGATTGTTGCAGGAACGCTGTGTAATAAAATGGCTCCTGCTTTTCGTAAAGTTTATGATCAAATGCCTGAACCTCGATATGTAATTTCGATGGGGTCATGTGCAAATGGCGGTGGTTATTATCACTACGCCTATTCAGTTGTTCGAGGTTGTGATCGAATTGTTCCAGTTGATGTTTATGTGCCGGGATGTCCTCCCACTGCAGAAGCTTTAGTGTATGGAATAATTCAACTGCAGAATAAAATTCGTCGTCATTCTACTATTGAACGATAGGGATTGTGATTAAGCTATGAATATAGACATTTTACAGCAAAAATTAGAAACCCGATGGGGAAATCAACTTCTTTCTCAAGAAATTAAATTTGGTGAGCTCACTGTAGAAATTTTACCTGAGTACCTTCATGTTTTTTGTTTATCGTTACGAGATGAAAAAGATTTTCATTTTGAGCAATTAATTGATGTGTGTGGTGTAGATTATTTGCACTATGGTTTGTCTGATTGGGAAACTGAGGATGCTACGCTTACAGGTTATAGTCGTGGTGTGGAAAAAAATAGTCAAACAAATACCGCACCATCCAATAATAAACCTCGATTTGCGGTGGTTTATCATTTGTTATCTGTGAAAAATAATTGGCGTCTTCGCATTCGATCTTTTCCTGACGGAGATCCGCCGCGAATTGCATCGGTGATGGATATTTGGGAATCTGCGAATTGGTTTGAACGAGAAGCCTTCGATCTTTTTGGGATTTTATTCGATGGCCATCCTGATTTGCGTCGAATCTTAACCGATTACGGATTTGTCGGCCATCCTTTCAGAAAAGATTTCCCGCTGATTGGTCATGTCGAAATGCGTTATGATGCTGCGTTAAAACGTTGCGTTTATGAGCCTGTTAGTATTCAACCTCGCACATTAGTGCCAAAAGTGATTCGTAACGACAGTCGTTATGTTGGGGAAAAAGATGTCTAGCATTCAAAATTACACTCTGAATTTCGGGCCTCAGCACCCTGCTGCACATGGTGTTTTGCGATTAGTATTGGAATTAGACGGTGAAGTGATTACGCGTGCAGATCCGCACATCGGCTTATTGCATCGAGCAACAGAAAAACTAGTAGAATCTAAACCATACAACCAAAGTATTGGTTACATGGATCGATTAGATTATGTTTCCATGATGTGCAATGAACACGCTTACGTTTTAGCCATTGAAAAATTGTTAGGAATAACTCCACCCGTACGCGCTCAGTATATTCGCGTGTTATTTGATGAAATGACTCGAATCATGAATCATTTGCTGTGGTTAGGTGCTCATGCCATTGATATTGGCGCGATGACAGTTTTTTTATATTGTTTTCGCGAACGAGAAGATTTAATGGATTGTTACGAGGCTGTTTCGGGTGCTCGAATGCACGCCACTTATTATCGCCCTGGTGGTGTTTATCGAGATCTTCCGGATAAAATGCCGAAATATAAAGCGACTGAATGGCGCTCAGA
This DNA window, taken from Gammaproteobacteria bacterium, encodes the following:
- a CDS encoding NADH-quinone oxidoreductase subunit B, which gives rise to MGVGEVQSQGFMLTSVNKLIGWARSGSLWPMSFGLACCAVEMMHAAASRYDLDRFGLLFRPSPRQSDLMIVAGTLCNKMAPAFRKVYDQMPEPRYVISMGSCANGGGYYHYAYSVVRGCDRIVPVDVYVPGCPPTAEALVYGIIQLQNKIRRHSTIER
- a CDS encoding NADH-quinone oxidoreductase subunit C, translating into MNIDILQQKLETRWGNQLLSQEIKFGELTVEILPEYLHVFCLSLRDEKDFHFEQLIDVCGVDYLHYGLSDWETEDATLTGYSRGVEKNSQTNTAPSNNKPRFAVVYHLLSVKNNWRLRIRSFPDGDPPRIASVMDIWESANWFEREAFDLFGILFDGHPDLRRILTDYGFVGHPFRKDFPLIGHVEMRYDAALKRCVYEPVSIQPRTLVPKVIRNDSRYVGEKDV
- the tpiA gene encoding triose-phosphate isomerase, with protein sequence MRRPMVAGNWKMVGTRSEVEVLANSIAEGAGEVSAVELAVFPSFIFIDQIQRSLSGTIVAYGAQNISSERQGAFTGEVSATMVAEFGCQYVIIGHSERRQYYGESDQVVAMKFSRAIEARLKPIICVGESLAEREAGQTLSVIGRQLEAVLALDNAEQSLYNAVLAYEPVWAIGTGKTATPEEAQTVHQYLREQVAKRDEKLAKALRILYGGSVKRDNAAELMSQPDVDGGLVGGASLDSQHFLDIARLCNR
- a CDS encoding NADH-quinone oxidoreductase subunit A; amino-acid sequence: MLENYLPILIFLGLGIVFAVAPMALGAIFGAHKPNQAKNSPYECGFEAFEDARIPFDVRYYLVAILFIIFDLETAFLFPWGVALRKIGWFGFTSMMVFLAVLVVGFIYEWKRGALEWE
- a CDS encoding TerC family protein, translating into MDFTSLSTIAVSLFTLTLLEIILGVDNLVFIALASNRLPPEKQKMARRFGLLLALITRLLLLASVFWIAHLEFTLFTIMDSSFSARDVLLIGGGLFLLYKGTQQIYAETELAGDAKLKHHYSKVQWVILQIGILDIIFSIDSVFTAVGMTSQFWIMATAITIAIIAMIFASEPLSRFIESRPTLKILALSFILLIGTLLIADGFHYHLPRAYVYFSICYAIFIELLNNWVLHRKNAKPKHN
- the secG gene encoding preprotein translocase subunit SecG produces the protein MQQIILIIHVLASISLIVLVLLQHGKGADVGAAFGSGASNTMFGSAGSTPFLVKVTGALAAIFFMTSLGLTYMVSSRVKGHEMVAPIHKILETPSVPSVEGQKNQKDLPTKNLPVKNVPETPN